A window from Candidatus Hydrogenedentota bacterium encodes these proteins:
- a CDS encoding glycosyltransferase, translated as MGIERILVLSVKAGAGHLRAAQALTQAIRDRYPNVEIVNADTLEYTNAAFRKGYTEGYEAIVRNLPSVWERIYETLEAKPVDSNTKKLSTLLSRLNAKDLLKFVEGFRPDIIACTHFLPAEVLSAQRRKGKLRAPIYTILTDYDIHSMWIQDGVTGYFVASSEMAHALRAKGIGTASVEVTGIPILPEFAKEYPPRAEMRRTLGLNADRHTVLVAAGGFGMMSADEAVKLLADCLPNAQFIAVAGKNEDLEKRLKKLARACKGRLKAFGFVDNMHELMAASDLAVSKSGGLTTSECLAMGLPLLVFNPIPGQEERNAIYLLEHGAGLWARTAAQMIFKVKTLFDDPKRLAEMQQAARRAARPQAAFTIADRLMGAAV; from the coding sequence TTCTCGTGCTTTCCGTCAAGGCCGGCGCCGGACACCTCCGGGCCGCTCAGGCCCTCACCCAAGCCATCCGCGATCGGTATCCCAATGTCGAGATCGTGAACGCGGACACCCTCGAGTACACCAACGCCGCGTTCCGCAAAGGTTACACCGAGGGATACGAAGCGATCGTGCGCAATCTCCCCTCCGTATGGGAACGCATCTACGAGACCCTCGAGGCAAAACCCGTGGACAGCAATACCAAGAAGCTCTCCACGCTGTTGTCCCGCCTGAATGCAAAAGACCTGCTGAAATTTGTTGAGGGATTCAGGCCGGACATCATCGCCTGCACCCACTTTCTTCCAGCCGAGGTGCTCTCTGCGCAACGACGCAAAGGCAAACTCAGAGCTCCCATCTACACCATCCTCACCGATTACGATATTCATTCCATGTGGATACAGGACGGGGTAACCGGCTACTTCGTAGCGTCGAGCGAAATGGCTCACGCATTGCGCGCGAAGGGTATCGGCACGGCCTCCGTCGAGGTTACCGGCATCCCCATCCTGCCGGAATTCGCAAAAGAGTACCCCCCGCGCGCGGAAATGCGCCGTACCCTGGGCCTCAATGCCGACAGGCACACGGTCCTTGTAGCCGCGGGCGGATTCGGCATGATGAGCGCCGACGAAGCTGTGAAATTGCTGGCGGACTGCCTTCCCAATGCCCAGTTCATCGCGGTGGCCGGCAAGAACGAGGACCTCGAGAAGCGCCTGAAGAAACTCGCCAGAGCGTGCAAAGGCCGGCTCAAGGCCTTCGGCTTCGTCGATAACATGCACGAGTTAATGGCGGCAAGCGATCTGGCTGTGTCCAAGAGTGGCGGGCTGACCACGAGCGAATGCCTGGCCATGGGGTTGCCCCTGCTCGTATTCAATCCCATCCCCGGCCAGGAAGAGCGTAACGCGATCTATCTCCTGGAACACGGCGCGGGTCTCTGGGCGCGCACGGCCGCTCAAATGATCTTCAAGGTCAAGACTCTGTTCGATGACCCCAAGCGGCTGGCGGAGATGCAGCAGGCTGCGCGCCGCGCCGCCCGTCCCCAAGCCGCATTCACCATCGCGGACCGTTTGATGGGAGCCGCCGTTTAG